One Mycolicibacterium rufum genomic window, CGGACAGCGAGCGAACGGCCAACGCGCTCACCATCTCCGGGATCGACGCGGCGGCAGGCTGCGACGACGCCTTGGGCCGCAGCATGTCCCGCAGTGACGATCCCGGCAGATGCGTGATGTCGACCTTGGTGTCCTCGTCGATCCCGGCCAGCGCCTTGGCCCGGGCGATGGCGGTGCGCAGGCCGCCGAGCTCGTCGACCAGGCCGCGCTCGAGCGCGTCGGCGCCCGTCCACACCCGGCCGCGGGCCACCTGGTCCACCGCCTCGGCGGTCATCTTGCGGCCCTGGGCGACCCGGTTGACGAAATCGGTGTAGAACAGATCGGCCTCGGCCTCCACGTGCGCCTGCTGCTCCTCGGTGAACGGCGCGTTGACCGACCAGGCGTCGGCGTTGGCATTCGTGCGCACCGTGCCCGAACCGACCCCGAGCCGGTCCTTGAGGTCGCGCGCGACGAGCTTGCCGGTGACCACGCCGATGGACCCGGTGATGGTCGCGGCATCGGCCACGATGGCGTCGGCGGCCATCGACACGTAGTAGCCGCCGGAGGCCGCCACCGCCCCCATCGACGCCACCACCGGTGTGCCGCGCTCACGCAGCCGCACGACCTCACGCCAGATCGTCTCCGATCCGGTGACCGAGCCGCCGGGACTGTCGACGCGCAGCACCACCGCGGCCACGTCGTCGTCGGCACCGGCCTGACGCAGCGCCGCGGCGATCGTGTCACCGCCGGCGCTGGGGCCGCCGCCCAACGGGGACACCGGCCGGCCGCGACCGCTCACGATGGGGCCGGCCAGCGTCACGACCGCGATTGTCCGGCGGGCCTTGCGGCCCGGCAGCGCGGGGGTCGGCACCGAGGGCCTGCTGGTGCGCGCGTACCGGGACAGAAAGAGCCGCGGCGGCGCGTCGCTGCCGTCGGCGTCCCCGTTCGGGGTCATGCCCGGGGCTCCGGTCATGTCGGCGATGCGCGCGTAGGCCTCGTCGCGGAAACCGATCCGGTCGATCAGCCCCGCGGTCACCGCGTCGTCGCGCAGCAGCGGGGCACGGTCGGCCAGGGCGTCCAGCGCGGCGCGGTCCACGGAGCGCGAGGCCGCCACCGCGTCCCACACCTGGGAGCGCAGGCTGTTGACCAGCGCCGTGTCAGCCTCGCGGTGCGCCTCGGTGTACCCGTCCTGAGTGAACAGGTTCGCCGCGGACTTGTATTCGCCGCGGGCGGTGAACTGCGCCTCGACGCCCAGCTTGTCGAGCGCGTCGCGCAGGAACAGCGCACTGGTGGCGAACCCGACCAGGCCGACCGTGCCCGACGGCTGCATCCACACCTCGCCGAACGCCGAGGCCAGGTAGTACGACAGCGTGCCCGGATAGGTCTCGGCCCAGGCCAGCGACGGCTTGCGTTCGGTGAACGCGGCGATCGCCGCGCGCAGCTCCTCTACCGGACCGGGCGGGGCCGCGTCGAGCTGGACCCGCGCGATCAGTCCGGCGACGCGAGGATCCTCGGCGGCGCGGTGGATGGCGGCGATCGTCTCACGCAGCAGCAGCGGCCGGCTGGCTCCCAGGATCCCGGACACCATCGCGACGGGATCGAATCCGGCGGTCTCCGCGGGCATCTGCTGCAGGTCGATCTCCAGGATGCAGCCGGCGGGCACCCCCTGGTGACGGGCGGTGTCGACCTTGCGGGCCAGTTCGCGGAAGTCATCCAGTCCGGGCACGCCGGAGAGCACAGAGATCATGGCTCTGAGCGTACCGACGCCCGGGTGCGGGTCAGCGCCCGACGAAGCGGGCGTGCTGCGGGCAGTAGGCCTGCACCGAGGCCTTGAGCAGACCGCCGGCCTGGGCGCGATCGAGACCCCTGCTCGTCAGCGTGGTGAGCACACCCCGGACGGCGGGCACCGGGTTGACGGAGTTGCTCTGCAGCGCGGTGGTCAACATCTCGCACACCTGCTTGCCGACCTCGGGGAGATCGGTGTTCGGCGCGAACGGGATGTTCATGTTGCTCACCGTGTCGGTGAACCATTGGTCGGCCGTCTGCGCCTGCGCCGGTGCCGCCATACCGAGGCTGATCCCGGCGGCGACGATCGCCGCGACAACGGTGCGCCGGTGGTTCATCGAGACTGCTCCTTCGTCTTCCCCATCGGTGGGTCATCGCCCCGGACGGCCCCGACGTTACCGGCCGCCAACCAAAAACCCCCGCCGGAGCGGGGGTTCCTGGGTGTTCGTCAGTCCTACAGTTCGGTGGCGCTGCCGCCGGCGGCGGTGATCGCCTCGCGGGCGTTGGCGCTGAACTTGTGCGCGGTGACGTCGACCTTGGCCGACAGCTTGCCGTCGCCGAGAACCTTCACCAGAACGTTCTTGCGGACCAGGCCCTTGGCCACCAGCTCGTCGACGCCGACGGTGCCGCCCTCCGGGAACGCCTTGGCGATGTCGCCGACGTTCACCACGCCGTACTCGGTGCGGAACCGGTTACGGAAGCCCTTGAGCTTCGGCAGCCGCATGTGGATCGGCATCTGGCCGCCCTCGAAGCCCACCGGCACGTTCTTGCGGGCGCCGGTGCCCTTGGTGCCGCGGCCCGCGGTCTTGCCCTTCGAGCCTTCACCGCGACCCACGCGGGTCTTCTTCGTCTTCTCGCCGGGAGCCGGCTTCAGGTCGTGGAGCTTGATCGGGGTCATGTCTATACCTCCTCGACCGTGACGAGGTGGTGCACGGTCTTGATCAGTCCGCGCGTCTGCGCGTTGTCCTCGCGGACCACGGACTGGCGGATCTTGCGCAACCCGAGCGTACGCAGGGTCTCGCGCTGCTTCCAGCGCGCACCGATGGTGCTGCGCACCTGGGTGATCTTGAGCTCTGCCATGGTGTTACGCCGTTCCCTCACGCGCGGTGCCGGCAGCCAGGGCGTCGGCCTCGCGACGGGCCCTCAGCATGCCTGCGGGCGCTACATCTTCGATCGGCAGGCCGCGGCGGGCCGCGACCTCTTCGGGGCGCTGCAACAGCTTCAGCGCGGCGACGGTCGCGTGCACCACGTTGATCGCGTTGTCGCTGCCCAGCGACTTGGCCAGCACGTCGTGCACGCCGGCGCATTCCAGCACCGCGCGGCACGCGCCACCGGCGATGACACCGGTACCGGGGCTGGCCGGGCGCAGCATGACCACCCCGGCCGCGGCCTCACCCTGGACCGGGTGGGTCACGGTGCCGCCGATCAGCGGCACGCGGAAGAAGTTCTTGCGCGCTTCCTCGACGCCCTTGGCGATCGCGGCGGGCACCTCTTTGGCCTTGCCGTAGCCGACGCCGACCATGCCTTTACCGTCGCCGACGATCACCAGCGCGGTGAAGCTGAACCGGCGACCACCCTTGACGACCTTGGAGACGCGGTTGATCGCAACGACGCGCTCCAGGTACTGGCTCTTCTCGCGGTCGTCGCGTCCGCCCCGGCCGCCGCGGTCGTCACGGCGACCCCGGCCACCGTCACGGCCACCGCCGCGATTGTCCTGCGCCGAACCGGCGCCAGCCTGCTCGGCCATCATGCAGTCCTCTCAACGTTATTGGTGACAGTCATCTAGAACTTCAGCCCACTCTCGCGCGCCGCGTCGGCCAGCGCCGCGATCCGTCCGCCGTAGGTGTACCCACCGCGGTCGAACACGACCTCGTCGATGCCGGCGGCCTTGGCGCGCTCGGCGATCAGCTGACCGACCCGCGTGCTGGCGGCCTTCTTGTCGCCCTCGACGGCCCGCACATCGGCCTCGATCGAGGACGCCGCGGCCAGCGTCACGCCCTGCAGGTCGTCGACCAGCTGCACATGGATGTGCCGCGAGGAGCGGTTGACCACCAGGCGCGGACGTTCGGCGGTGCCGGCGACCTTCTTGCGCAGGCGGGCGTGCCGACGCAGCCGCGAGGTGCGCCGCGTCTGGGAGATGTTCTTGCCGACCGGGGTGTGCCCGGCGTTCTCTTTGGTGTTCGTGGCCATCTGCTACTTACCCGTCTTTCCGACCTTGCGACGGATCTGCTCGCCCTCGTAGCGGATTCCCTTGCCCTTGTAGGGATCGCTCTTCCGCAGGCGGCGGATGTTCGCCGCGATCTGGCCGACCTTTTGCTTGTCGATACCGGAGATCGAGAACTTCGTCGGCGTCTCGACCGCGAAGGTGACGCCCTCCGGAGCGGTGATCAGCACCGGGTGGCTGTAACCGAGCGCGAACTCGAGGTCGTTGCCCTTGGCCACGACGCGGTAGCCGACGCCGAAGATCTCCATCTTGGTGGTGTAGCCCTGGGTCACACCGTCGACCAGGTTGGCGATCAGTGTGCGGGACAGCCCGTGCAGCGAGCGGTTGCGCCGCTCGTCGTTGGGGCGGGTCACCACGATGGCGCCGTCGTCGTCGCGCGAGACCTCGATGGGCTCGGCGACGTCGAGGGTCAGCGTCCCCTTGGGGCCCTTGACGGCGACATTGCGGCCGTCGATCGTGACATCGACCCCGGCGGGAACCGGGACCGGCTGCTTTCCAATGCGAGACATGTCTTATCTACCCCTCACCACACGTACGCGAGGACCTCGCCGCCGACACCCTCGCGGGAAGCCTGGCGGTCGGTCCTCAAGCCGGACGACGTAGAAATGATCGCCACACCCAGCCCGCCGAGAACGCGGGGCAGGTTGGTGGACTTGGCGTACACCCGCAGGCCGGGCTTGCTCACGCGGCGCAGGCCGGCGATGCTTCGCTCCCGGCTCGGGCCGTACTTGAGCTGCACCACCAGGGACTTGCCCACGCGGGCGTCCTCGGTGCGGTAGTCGCTGATGTAACCCTCGGCCTTGAGGATCTCGGCGATGTTCGCCTTGATCTTGCTGTGCGGCAAGGTCACTTCGTCGTGATACGCCGAGTTGGCGTTGCGCAGACGTGTCAGGAAGTCTGCGATCGGATCCGTCATGGTCATGACAGCCGGTTCACCTTTCTCGCGGCGGTTCCCCGATCGGGGCCTGCCGCAACTGTTTGAGGGATTGTCTGTGGGTTTCCGGCTTTACCAGCTGGACTTCTGCACGCCCGGCAGCTCGCCGGCGTGCGCCATCTCGCGAAGGCAGATACGGCACAGGCCGAACTTGCGGAACACCGCGTGCGGGCGGCCGCAGCGGTTGCACCGGGTGTAGCCGCGCACCTTGAACTTGGGCTTCTTGTTGGCCTTGTTGACCAGAGCCTTCTTTGCCATTGCTCAGTTCTCCTTGAACGGGAAGCCCAGCGCGCGCAGCAGCGCCCGACCTTCGTCGTCGTTGGTCGCCGTGGTGACCACGGTGATGTCCATGCCGCGCGGGCGGTCGATGCTGTCCACGTCGATCTCGTGGAACACCGACTGCTCGGTCAGGCCGAAGGTGTAGTTGCCGGTGCCGTCGAACTGCTTGCCGTTCAGCCCGCGGAAGTCGCGGATACGGGGCAGCGAGATCGAGATCAAACGATCCAGGAACTCCCACATCCGGTCGCCGCGCAGCGTCACGCGGGCGCCGATGGGCATGCCCTCGCGGAGCTTGAACTGGGCGATCGACTTACGAGCCCGGCGGATCTCGGGCTTCTGGCCGGTGATCAGTGCGAGGTCGTTGACCGCACCGTTGATCAGCTTGGCGTCGCGGGCGGCGTCACCGACACCCATGTTGACGACGACCTTGACCACGCCAGGGATCTGCATGACGTTGGCGTAGCCGAACTCCTTCTGCAGCGCGTCGCGGATCTCTTCGCGGTAGCGCTGCTTCAGGCGGGGCAGGGCTTTGGTCTCAACAGTGGTCATGTCAGATGTCCTTGCCGTTGGTCTTGGCGATGCGGACCTTCTTGCCGGTCTCGTCGTCGATGCGGTAGCCGACGCGGGTCGGCTTGCCGTCGGAATCGAGCAGCATCACGTTGGACACCGCGATCGCCGCCTCCTGGGTGACGATGCCGCCCGACGAGGCGCCCCGCTCGTTGGCGGACTGCGCGGTGTGCTTCTTGATCCGGTTCACACCCTCGACGAGGATCTTGTTGCGCTCGGGGTAGGCCACCAGGACCTTGCCCTTGGCGCCCTTGTCCTTGCCGGAGATGACGAGCACCGTGTCACCCTTACGGACCTTCATCTACAACACCTCCGGGGCGAGCGAGACGATCTTCATGAAGCGCTTCTCGCGCAGTTCACGACCGACCGGCCCGAAGATGCGCGTGCCGCGCGGGTCGTTGTCGGCCTTGATGATGACGGCAGCGTTCTCGTCGAACTTGATGTAGCTGCCGTCGGCGCGACGGCGCTCCTTGACGGTGCGCACGACGACGGCCTTGACGACGTCGCCGCGCTTGACGTTGCCGCCGGGGATGGCGTCCTTGACGGTGGCCACGATGACATCACCGATGCCCGCGTAGCGCCGCGACGAGCCACCGAGAACGCGGATGCACAAGATCTCCTTGGCGCCCGTGTTGTCGGCGACCTTGAGCCGCGATTCCTGCTGAATCACTCGATCTCCTCGACCTGGGTTTTCGTATGCACGCAGGATTACCGACCCTGACGTGCGCGGTCTTTGTTCCCTAAGAGCACGCAGGGTTTTCTCATACCGAGATAACCGAGGTCTGCCCTAGGCAACCCCTACATACTAGGTGAGCTCGGCGAATGCGCCAAATCGCTGGTCAGGCGCCGCTGACGACGCACCGGAACCCGATGTGGGTGGTCGCGCTGTCCTGGGACTGGGGCGACCGGGCGGCGGGCCGGTAGCGGTGACAGTACTCCGGTGCGCACAGATGCGATCCGCCCTTGAGCGCCTGACTGACCGCGGGGTCGGGTCCGGACGGTCCGCAGCAGGTCTCGGCGTCGCCGGTCAGCGTGTGGTGGCCGGTGAAGCGGGTGGTGGTCCACTCCCAGACGTTGCCGATCATGTCGAGCAGGCCGTAGCCGTTGGGCGGGAACGTGCCGACCGGCGAGGTCCCGGCCCACCCGGTGTTGCGGTACGGGAAGTCGCCCTGCCAGGTGTTGGCCATCACCCGCCCGCCCGGGGTGGCGTCGTCGCCCCACGGATAGACGGTGTCCGCACCGCCGCGGGCCGCGAACTCCCATTCCGCCTCGGTCGGCAGCCGCCGGCCCGCCCACCGGGCGTAGGCCAGCGCGTCGGCGTAACAGACCTGCACCACCGGGTGGTCGGCCCTGTCCCCGACCGAACTGTCCGGCCCGGACGGATGCCGCCAGTCCGCGCCGGGCACCCATTCCCACCACTGCCGCCAGTCGCGCAAGTCGACCGGTCCGCGGGTGGGCCGGAACACCAGCGCACCGGCCACCAGGTCGGCCGGCGCGGCCCCGGGGAACTGCGCGGGGTCGGGCGGGATCTCGGCGACGGTGCGGTAGCCGGTCGCGGCGACGAACTCGGCGAACTGGGCGTTGGTGACGGGGTGCCGTTCGATCGCGAACGGCGCGACGGCGACCGTGTGCACCGGCGCTTCTTCGGGATAGAACTGCGTCGACCCCATCCGGTACCGCCCGCCGTCGAGTGCGACGAGGTCGGTCAGCATGGGATTCAGGGTAGGCCGATCCCCAGTCCCCCGGTCAGCACCGTCGCCGCGGTGTCGAACGCGTCGGTGCCGGTCGGCGCCTCGGCGTACACCGCGACCAGATAGCCGGGCACGTGCACGATCCGCGCCTGATACACCACCGTGTCGGTGGCCGTCCCGCCCAACTGACCCATCAGCTTCTGGCCGCTGAACCCGCATGTCTCGGCCGGCACCAGGCTCAGTGTGCTCATCTCGGTCCGGGCGGTCAGGTCGTCGGCGTAACCGCGGAACGCGGCGGCGGGATCCAGCGGTGTCGCGGTGATCGTGACGGTGCCGGACATGCCGGCCGGTCCGGTCAGCGTCACCCCGTCCGGCGACGGCGCCGAGGTCCACCCCTCCGGCGTGCCCACCACCACGGTGGGCGCCGCCGGATCGGCGATGCGCACGTCCACCGGGACCGCGGGCGGGGCCGCAGGCGCGCAGTCCTCGTCGGTCGACGTGGCGGGCGTGGGCGCCACCCCCGGCACATCGTCGCTCGTCACCATGGGCGGCGCGGTTCCCGAGGTGGATACCGAAGGCGTTGTCGCCGTGGTGCTTTCGGCGCTCTGCGCAGCGGGGGCGCCGTCGCTGCTGCGCGTGCAGGCCGGTGCGAGCAGCACCGCGCACACCAGCAGGACGGTCAGCACACCGCGCGTCATGTCAGTCCCGAGCGAACGCACGGGCGAAGTCGCGTTCCAGGTCGGCGTACGGCGTCCCGGAGACG contains:
- the sppA gene encoding signal peptide peptidase SppA, yielding MISVLSGVPGLDDFRELARKVDTARHQGVPAGCILEIDLQQMPAETAGFDPVAMVSGILGASRPLLLRETIAAIHRAAEDPRVAGLIARVQLDAAPPGPVEELRAAIAAFTERKPSLAWAETYPGTLSYYLASAFGEVWMQPSGTVGLVGFATSALFLRDALDKLGVEAQFTARGEYKSAANLFTQDGYTEAHREADTALVNSLRSQVWDAVAASRSVDRAALDALADRAPLLRDDAVTAGLIDRIGFRDEAYARIADMTGAPGMTPNGDADGSDAPPRLFLSRYARTSRPSVPTPALPGRKARRTIAVVTLAGPIVSGRGRPVSPLGGGPSAGGDTIAAALRQAGADDDVAAVVLRVDSPGGSVTGSETIWREVVRLRERGTPVVASMGAVAASGGYYVSMAADAIVADAATITGSIGVVTGKLVARDLKDRLGVGSGTVRTNANADAWSVNAPFTEEQQAHVEAEADLFYTDFVNRVAQGRKMTAEAVDQVARGRVWTGADALERGLVDELGGLRTAIARAKALAGIDEDTKVDITHLPGSSLRDMLRPKASSQPAAASIPEMVSALAVRSLSEVVDQSQRSLTGVNVLWLGASRY
- the rplE gene encoding 50S ribosomal protein L5, translating into MTTVETKALPRLKQRYREEIRDALQKEFGYANVMQIPGVVKVVVNMGVGDAARDAKLINGAVNDLALITGQKPEIRRARKSIAQFKLREGMPIGARVTLRGDRMWEFLDRLISISLPRIRDFRGLNGKQFDGTGNYTFGLTEQSVFHEIDVDSIDRPRGMDITVVTTATNDDEGRALLRALGFPFKEN
- the rplF gene encoding 50S ribosomal protein L6, producing MSRIGKQPVPVPAGVDVTIDGRNVAVKGPKGTLTLDVAEPIEVSRDDDGAIVVTRPNDERRNRSLHGLSRTLIANLVDGVTQGYTTKMEIFGVGYRVVAKGNDLEFALGYSHPVLITAPEGVTFAVETPTKFSISGIDKQKVGQIAANIRRLRKSDPYKGKGIRYEGEQIRRKVGKTGK
- a CDS encoding type Z 30S ribosomal protein S14, which produces MAKKALVNKANKKPKFKVRGYTRCNRCGRPHAVFRKFGLCRICLREMAHAGELPGVQKSSW
- the rplN gene encoding 50S ribosomal protein L14, which translates into the protein MIQQESRLKVADNTGAKEILCIRVLGGSSRRYAGIGDVIVATVKDAIPGGNVKRGDVVKAVVVRTVKERRRADGSYIKFDENAAVIIKADNDPRGTRIFGPVGRELREKRFMKIVSLAPEVL
- the rpsE gene encoding 30S ribosomal protein S5, which produces MAEQAGAGSAQDNRGGGRDGGRGRRDDRGGRGGRDDREKSQYLERVVAINRVSKVVKGGRRFSFTALVIVGDGKGMVGVGYGKAKEVPAAIAKGVEEARKNFFRVPLIGGTVTHPVQGEAAAGVVMLRPASPGTGVIAGGACRAVLECAGVHDVLAKSLGSDNAINVVHATVAALKLLQRPEEVAARRGLPIEDVAPAGMLRARREADALAAGTAREGTA
- the rplO gene encoding 50S ribosomal protein L15, with the translated sequence MTPIKLHDLKPAPGEKTKKTRVGRGEGSKGKTAGRGTKGTGARKNVPVGFEGGQMPIHMRLPKLKGFRNRFRTEYGVVNVGDIAKAFPEGGTVGVDELVAKGLVRKNVLVKVLGDGKLSAKVDVTAHKFSANAREAITAAGGSATEL
- the rpmD gene encoding 50S ribosomal protein L30, translating into MAELKITQVRSTIGARWKQRETLRTLGLRKIRQSVVREDNAQTRGLIKTVHHLVTVEEV
- the rpsH gene encoding 30S ribosomal protein S8, whose product is MTMTDPIADFLTRLRNANSAYHDEVTLPHSKIKANIAEILKAEGYISDYRTEDARVGKSLVVQLKYGPSRERSIAGLRRVSKPGLRVYAKSTNLPRVLGGLGVAIISTSSGLRTDRQASREGVGGEVLAYVW
- a CDS encoding formylglycine-generating enzyme family protein, with the protein product MLTDLVALDGGRYRMGSTQFYPEEAPVHTVAVAPFAIERHPVTNAQFAEFVAATGYRTVAEIPPDPAQFPGAAPADLVAGALVFRPTRGPVDLRDWRQWWEWVPGADWRHPSGPDSSVGDRADHPVVQVCYADALAYARWAGRRLPTEAEWEFAARGGADTVYPWGDDATPGGRVMANTWQGDFPYRNTGWAGTSPVGTFPPNGYGLLDMIGNVWEWTTTRFTGHHTLTGDAETCCGPSGPDPAVSQALKGGSHLCAPEYCHRYRPAARSPQSQDSATTHIGFRCVVSGA
- the rplR gene encoding 50S ribosomal protein L18, coding for MATNTKENAGHTPVGKNISQTRRTSRLRRHARLRKKVAGTAERPRLVVNRSSRHIHVQLVDDLQGVTLAAASSIEADVRAVEGDKKAASTRVGQLIAERAKAAGIDEVVFDRGGYTYGGRIAALADAARESGLKF
- the rplX gene encoding 50S ribosomal protein L24, encoding MKVRKGDTVLVISGKDKGAKGKVLVAYPERNKILVEGVNRIKKHTAQSANERGASSGGIVTQEAAIAVSNVMLLDSDGKPTRVGYRIDDETGKKVRIAKTNGKDI
- a CDS encoding DUF732 domain-containing protein, whose protein sequence is MNHRRTVVAAIVAAGISLGMAAPAQAQTADQWFTDTVSNMNIPFAPNTDLPEVGKQVCEMLTTALQSNSVNPVPAVRGVLTTLTSRGLDRAQAGGLLKASVQAYCPQHARFVGR